The nucleotide sequence CGAGATTCGTTCCCCGGGACAAAACAATTTCTACCTAAGAACATTAACTCGAAAATACTGTAGCACATTATCAATCGTTGCGCTAGTCGGATGTCAATGTGCCAGGCGCAAGACGGATATTTCGTGAATTTGACAGATGCGAAGCGAGCGCCTACAATCATATTCATGTATTACTATGTGAAAGGGAAAGAGAAACTCAACAACTGGTGGTGGGGCATCCCATAGAGGGTTGCCCGAGAAGCGCTTTTCGCAGATAGCACGAGCGCAACCGTGACCCTCATGAGCAGGGTCGCGGATTTTTTTACCGCGACGAGGTCGCGGTTTTTTTTGTTTTCTAATGCTCCGTTCCGTATATAGATCACAGACAGGAATGTCTGTGCTACATAAAGACTTAGAAAGTGACAGCGTGACACAGGCATTCTTGCCTGTGGAGTGGATGCATCGAGGTTCGAATGTCAGGATATCTATGGGACGGAGCCCTGAAGGAGATGTTGACATGGACACAGTGGCACAGAACGAGAACGCAAGGGCGCGTCGCGTGAACAGAGGCATGGTGGTCTTGCCGCCGCGAGAGGAGTTTATGTCGATCGAAGGATATACACACGTGTGCGTGTCGAGTGAGTTGTCGAGCGATCTCGAAACACCTATCTCCACATTCATGAAGCTTCGCGCAAGCGGAGAAGAACCGTGTTTCATGCTGGAGAGCGCGGAAAACGGCAAGACGTGGGGACGGTACTCGTTTCTCGGCTTCGCGCCTACGGCAATCGCGCGGGTGAAAGACGGGAAACTGGCGATCGCGACATCCGGCATAGAGAGCCAGGTCGAATGCGCCTGTTCACTCGAGGCTTTGTTCAGGCTTGTCGAGGAAGCGCGCGTGTTTGTTCCGCGTGCGGGTGGTGGAACAGAGGTGGGTGTTTTGCCATTTGACGGGGGCGCTGTGGGGTATTTCGGCTACGGCACTTTTGAGTTCATCGAGGATGTGCCCCTCCGAAAAGAGCTCGGTGTCGCCGAATTGCCGGAGATGATGTTTATGTTTCCGAGAAGGCTCGCGGTCTTCGACCACCTGCTCTCGCGCATGCGGTTGTGTGTCGTTGCCGGGCTTCCGGATGAGGCAGCGGAACGCGAGCGGATCTACGATAACGCGCTTGGCGAGCTGGAGGAGATGGCAGGGCGCATCCGGCAACCTCTCACCAGTGGTTGCGGGATCGATATATCGAACGCGCCGGCGGCGCCGCGCGACGATTTCACTTCTGTGGAGAGCAACGTCACTCGTGAGTCTTTTGAGGGAATGGTGAGTCAGGCGCTCGAACATATTTTCGCGGGCGACGTGTTCCAGGTTGTCGTCTCGCAGAGGCTTTCGATGAGCTTTGAAGGCGATCCGCTGTTGATTTACCGCCACTTGCGCGCGGAGAATCCTTCGCCGTATATGTTTTATCTCCAACTGCCGGACGTAACGCTCGTGGGATCCTCGCCGGAGCCCATGGTGACAAACCGCGCCGGGCACGCGGTGATCAGGCCGATAGCCGGGACCAGGCCCCGAGGCGCCGACGCTGATGAGGACACCGCGTTCGCCCTCGAGCTTGGAACCGACACAAAGGAGCGCGCGGAACACATCATGCTGGTCGATCTTGCGAGGAATGACCTTGGGCGTGTTTCCGTGCCAGGCACTGTCAAGGTGACGCGCTTGATGGATATCGAGAAGTACTCGCATGTCATGCACATGGTGAGCGAAGTCGAAGGGCAACTCACGGAAGGCTCTGGCAACTACGAGTTGTTGCGCGCGTCGTTTCCCGCGGGAACCGTTATTGGGGCGCCAAAGGTGAGGGCGAGCCAGATCATTGATTCTCTCGAGCCGGATGGTCGCGGGGTGTACGCGGGAGCGGTCGGGTACTTGAGCTACTCGGGGGACATGGACACGTGCATAACAATAAGAACCGTTGTAATCCGGGATGGCATGGCTTACGTGCAGGCGGGAGCGGGCATTGTGGCTGACTCGGATCCGGGATGTGAGTATGAGGAGACGTTAAACAAGGCGCGCGCGGTGATAAGGGCGGTGCGCGCCGCGGGGAAGGAAGTGACCTGATGGCGCCGGCGATGGCCGTACTGATCGACAACTACGATTCATTCACATACAACATCGCGCAGTACCTCGAGGAGCTTGGCGCGCGTGTTGTGGTGGCGCGGAACGATCGCATAGATGTGGCGGGGATAAAAGCGCTCGCGCCCACGCATCTCCTTATCTCACCTGGGCCCGGCAGGCCAGAGGAATCCGGTATCTCTTGCGAGGTGGTGCGTCGGCTCACGGGCGAGACGCCGATCCTTGGCGTCTGTTTGGGACACCAGGTCATTGGGCACGTGATGGGGGCCAGGGTGGACAGGGGGCCGAGGCCGGTTCACGGTTCCACCTCGCGCATCTACCACGATGGAAAGAGCATTTTCAAAGGGATTGAGAGCCCGTTTGAGGCGACAAGGTACCATTCCCTCGTGGTAATGAGCGAAAACGTGCCCGATTGCCTCGAGGTTTCGTGCAGGACGGAGGATGGCCTTGTGATGGGAGTTCGTCACAGAGAGGCGCTTGTGGAGGGCGTGCAGTTTCATCCCGAATCGATTCTCACAAATTGCGGCAAGACGATACTGGCAAACTTTCTCGAAATGGAAGGCGGGTGGCGTTGATGCTGAGTGAAGCAATAGAAAAAATCGCGAGAGGTGACGGCCTGGATCGTGAGGAGGCGCGGCGCGCGGCGCATGTGATCCTCAGTGAGGATGTGCCGGAGTCCGTCATAGGCGGCCTGCTGATAGGGCTCAAGACAAAAGGTGAGACAGAGGAAGAGATCGCCGGTTTCGCGCAAGGCATGCGCGAGGTGGGGGTTAGAATCGCGCCTTCCGTTTCCACGCTGGTGGATACCTGCGGCACGGGAGGGGACAGGAGCGGCACATTCAACATCAGCACCGCCGCTGCTATCATCACCGCCGCGGCGGGGGTGCCAGTGGCGAAACATGGGAACCGGGGGGTTTCCTCGAAGTGTGGAAGCGCGGACGTTCTCGAGGCTCTTGGCGTGAACATAGAGATAGGGCCTGAAAGTGTATGCCGGTGTATCGAGGAGGTAGGGATAGGGTTCATGTTCGCCCCCGCGTTCCACCCGGCGATGCGTCGCGTGATGCCCGCCCGGCGCGCTCTTGGCGTGGCAACGATTTTCAACATACTTGGGCCGCTGACAAATCCCGCCGGCGCTCACGCGCAGGTGCTTGGGGTCAGCCGGTCTGAACTGGCGCCTCTCATTGGACGGGTTCTGTGCTCGCTGGACTGCGAGAGAGCGTTTGTCGTGCACGGCATGGACGGACTCGACGAGTTCAGTCTTTCGACGGAAACAGAGGTTTGCGAGGTTGCCGGCGGTTCGATGATCGAGTACGTGATGACTCCCGAGGATCTTGGATTGAGCCGCGTTGACAAAGAGAGCCTCAAAGGCGGTGATGCGCGGATGAACGCCTCGATCATCAGGAGCGTGCTTTCCGGGGAGAAGGGCCCCGCGCTCGAGATATGCCTGGCCAACGCCGCTTTCGCGATTCTGGCGGGAGGCGTGGTTCAGAGCGCCGCCGACGGGGTTGCCGCAGCGAGAGCCGCCGTCGATTCCGGCAAAGCCGCCGACACGCTCGACCGCCTGGTGTCGTTTGGCGGAAAGATTACTCCCCCCTGACAAGGGGGGCGAGGGGGTTTTCCCCTGATGAGTGAGGTGGATGAGAAAAGTGGAAAGTGATCGACGCCTCGGAGGCGCTAAAGGAGTGGAAAGTGTTTCTTGATGATGCGATGGAAGTGGGGCGCCAGGCGGCGCGCGAGCGCGCGCGAGCCGTCACGGAGTCGATGCTCGAGCGGCGGATAAAGGAAAGAGAAAAAGAGGTCCGTCCATCGTTCAGGAGGGCCGTCACGAGGGGCGATGGGCCTGTCAAGGTCATATCTGAAATCAAAAGGACGTCCCCTGTCGCGGGCGTGATACGCCTGAGCGCGGACGTGGGGGATATGGCGCGGCGCTACGAGCGTTCGGGCGCGTCGGCGATCTCGGTGCTGACGAGCGAGTTCGGGTTTGGTGGCCGGCCGGAGGATTTGCTCGACGCCGCGCGCTCCTGTGCGTTGCCGTTGCTTCGCAAGGACTTTATCTCGTTGGGGTATCAGGTGCTGGAGGCGCGGGCTTACGGCGCGTCGGCCGTGCTTTTGATATCTGAGGCGCTGGACGCGAAGGAAATCGAAACGCTGAGCGGTCTGGCTTTCGATCTCGGCATGGACGCGCTGGTGGAAGCGCATTCGCGCCCGGGAGTTGCCCGCGCGCTCGCGGCCGGCTCACGCCTGATCGGGATCAACAACCGCGACCTGTCCACTTTACAGGTGGATATTCAAACGACCGAACGGCTGCGGAGCTTCGTTCCGGATTCCATCACACTGGTGAGCGAGAGCGGGATCAGAACTCGTGAAGAGTTTGACCGCGTCGCGTCGCTCGGCGTGGACGCGGTTCTCATTGGTGAAGCGCTCATGAAAGCCCCGGATCCGGGAAAGCGGCTCCAGGAACTGGCTGGATTGGATGGTGAGTTCTGATGTGGGTGAAGATTTGCGGGATAACGAAGCTCTCAGACGCGATCCAGGCGGCGAAGTTCGGCGTGGACGCGGTTGGCTTCGTGTTTGCCGATAGCCCGCGGCGCGTTACGCGCGAGGAGGCAAGGGAGATATCGCGTGGCATGCCAGATGGCCCGGCAAGGGTAGGAGTTTTTGTGAACAGCGCCGTAGATGAAGTTCGAACGATTATCAAATATTGTGGACTGGACATCGTGCAGCTTCACGGGGAGGAATCGTACGATTACTGCCTGGAGCTCGGCGAAAACATTATCAAGGCGTTGCGTGTGAACGGTACACTCGATATCGCAAAGGCTACGAGGTACGCGCAGGAAGGGGGAGTCATGGCGCTTCTGCTGGACGGCTTTGACCCTTTGACGCGCGGTGGGACGGGCCGCGTTTTTGACTGGACCATGGTCAGGCTCATAGAAGGAAAGCCGAAACTGATCATCGCCGGCGGATTGAACCCGGGGAACATCGCCGACGTGGTGAAAATCGCGCGTCCGTACGGGGTTGACGCTTCGAGCGGCGTGGAGAAATCCCCGGGCGTAAAAGACGCCAGACTGATGTACGAGTTCATCGAGAATGCAAGAAAAGCTGATTATATTACGGAGGCGAATTACTGATGCTGGATGATTTCATGGCAGCTTCTAAGACACCGCCCGACGCCGGCAGAGCCGGGCACTACGGGGAGTTCGGTGGGCGTTTCGTGCC is from Candidatus Anoxymicrobium japonicum and encodes:
- the trpD gene encoding anthranilate phosphoribosyltransferase, translating into MSEAIEKIARGDGLDREEARRAAHVILSEDVPESVIGGLLIGLKTKGETEEEIAGFAQGMREVGVRIAPSVSTLVDTCGTGGDRSGTFNISTAAAIITAAAGVPVAKHGNRGVSSKCGSADVLEALGVNIEIGPESVCRCIEEVGIGFMFAPAFHPAMRRVMPARRALGVATIFNILGPLTNPAGAHAQVLGVSRSELAPLIGRVLCSLDCERAFVVHGMDGLDEFSLSTETEVCEVAGGSMIEYVMTPEDLGLSRVDKESLKGGDARMNASIIRSVLSGEKGPALEICLANAAFAILAGGVVQSAADGVAAARAAVDSGKAADTLDRLVSFGGKITPP
- a CDS encoding indole-3-glycerol-phosphate synthase TrpC; its protein translation is MEVGRQAARERARAVTESMLERRIKEREKEVRPSFRRAVTRGDGPVKVISEIKRTSPVAGVIRLSADVGDMARRYERSGASAISVLTSEFGFGGRPEDLLDAARSCALPLLRKDFISLGYQVLEARAYGASAVLLISEALDAKEIETLSGLAFDLGMDALVEAHSRPGVARALAAGSRLIGINNRDLSTLQVDIQTTERLRSFVPDSITLVSESGIRTREEFDRVASLGVDAVLIGEALMKAPDPGKRLQELAGLDGEF
- a CDS encoding phosphoribosylanthranilate isomerase — translated: MMWVKICGITKLSDAIQAAKFGVDAVGFVFADSPRRVTREEAREISRGMPDGPARVGVFVNSAVDEVRTIIKYCGLDIVQLHGEESYDYCLELGENIIKALRVNGTLDIAKATRYAQEGGVMALLLDGFDPLTRGGTGRVFDWTMVRLIEGKPKLIIAGGLNPGNIADVVKIARPYGVDASSGVEKSPGVKDARLMYEFIENARKADYITEANY
- a CDS encoding anthranilate/aminodeoxychorismate synthase component II (TrpG; with TrpE catalyzes the formation of anthranilate and glutamate from chorismate and glutamine; TrpG provides the glutamine amidotransferase activity) encodes the protein MAVLIDNYDSFTYNIAQYLEELGARVVVARNDRIDVAGIKALAPTHLLISPGPGRPEESGISCEVVRRLTGETPILGVCLGHQVIGHVMGARVDRGPRPVHGSTSRIYHDGKSIFKGIESPFEATRYHSLVVMSENVPDCLEVSCRTEDGLVMGVRHREALVEGVQFHPESILTNCGKTILANFLEMEGGWR
- a CDS encoding anthranilate synthase component I produces the protein MLRSVYRSQTGMSVLHKDLESDSVTQAFLPVEWMHRGSNVRISMGRSPEGDVDMDTVAQNENARARRVNRGMVVLPPREEFMSIEGYTHVCVSSELSSDLETPISTFMKLRASGEEPCFMLESAENGKTWGRYSFLGFAPTAIARVKDGKLAIATSGIESQVECACSLEALFRLVEEARVFVPRAGGGTEVGVLPFDGGAVGYFGYGTFEFIEDVPLRKELGVAELPEMMFMFPRRLAVFDHLLSRMRLCVVAGLPDEAAERERIYDNALGELEEMAGRIRQPLTSGCGIDISNAPAAPRDDFTSVESNVTRESFEGMVSQALEHIFAGDVFQVVVSQRLSMSFEGDPLLIYRHLRAENPSPYMFYLQLPDVTLVGSSPEPMVTNRAGHAVIRPIAGTRPRGADADEDTAFALELGTDTKERAEHIMLVDLARNDLGRVSVPGTVKVTRLMDIEKYSHVMHMVSEVEGQLTEGSGNYELLRASFPAGTVIGAPKVRASQIIDSLEPDGRGVYAGAVGYLSYSGDMDTCITIRTVVIRDGMAYVQAGAGIVADSDPGCEYEETLNKARAVIRAVRAAGKEVT